A single Inediibacterium massiliense DNA region contains:
- a CDS encoding ornithine aminomutase subunit alpha: MKRADDFEKRRDHLKNLTDEELKLRFWELANQLVDPLLDLAYKNTSPSIERSILLRMGFSSMEAKVIVEGVRDRGLMGKGAGHVVYKLAKSKNMDIRDAGVALSNGEYWDEVIDLFKGGVQSETR, from the coding sequence ATGAAAAGAGCGGATGATTTTGAAAAACGAAGAGACCATTTGAAAAATTTAACAGATGAAGAATTAAAACTAAGATTTTGGGAATTGGCAAATCAATTGGTAGATCCTCTTTTGGATCTTGCATATAAAAATACTTCACCATCTATTGAAAGATCTATCCTTCTTCGTATGGGATTTTCAAGCATGGAGGCAAAAGTTATTGTAGAAGGGGTAAGAGACAGAGGACTTATGGGAAAAGGCGCAGGGCATGTAGTTTATAAGCTTGCAAAATCAAAGAACATGGACATTAGAGATGCAGGAGTTGCCCTTTCTAATGGAGAATACTGGGATGAAGTAATAGATTTATTTAAAGGAGGTGTGCAAAGTGAAACTAGATAA
- the glyA gene encoding serine hydroxymethyltransferase, producing MNFENVKNTDREVFDAIEKEIERQRNKIELIASENFVTEAVMEAMGSQLTNKYAEGYPHKRYYGGCEYVDIVEDLARERLKELFGADHANVQPHSGANANLAVYFAMLKPGDTVLGMNLSHGGHLTHGSPVNISGTYFKFIEYGVDKESEVIDYNEVLKIAKEAKPKLIVAGASAYPRIIDFKKFREIADEVGAYLMVDMAHIAGLVAAGLHPNPCEYAHFVTTTTHKTLRGPRGGVILCKEEFAKKIDKAIFPGIQGGPLMHVIAAKAVSFKEALTDEFKTYQNQIIKNAKRLAEELIKRDFRLVSGGTDNHLLLLDLRNKNITGKEAEKRLDEAGVTVNKNTIPFDPESPFVTSGIRIGTPAVTTRGMKEEDMKDIAQIIGMIIDSPEKMEEAKKLVKKLCDRFPLYE from the coding sequence ATGAATTTTGAAAATGTGAAGAATACGGATAGAGAAGTATTCGATGCTATTGAAAAAGAAATAGAAAGACAAAGAAATAAAATTGAGCTCATTGCATCAGAAAATTTTGTAACAGAAGCAGTAATGGAGGCTATGGGAAGTCAATTAACAAATAAATACGCAGAAGGATATCCTCATAAAAGATATTATGGAGGATGCGAGTATGTAGATATTGTAGAAGATTTAGCAAGAGAAAGATTAAAAGAATTATTTGGTGCAGATCATGCAAATGTACAACCTCACTCAGGGGCAAATGCAAATTTAGCAGTGTATTTTGCAATGCTAAAGCCTGGAGATACAGTTTTGGGTATGAATCTTTCTCATGGAGGACACTTAACTCATGGAAGTCCTGTAAATATCTCAGGAACATATTTTAAATTTATAGAATATGGTGTAGACAAAGAATCAGAAGTGATAGATTATAATGAAGTTTTAAAAATTGCAAAAGAGGCAAAGCCAAAATTAATTGTAGCAGGAGCTAGTGCATATCCTAGAATAATAGACTTTAAGAAATTTAGAGAAATTGCAGATGAAGTAGGAGCATATTTAATGGTAGATATGGCTCATATTGCAGGATTGGTAGCAGCAGGACTTCATCCAAATCCATGTGAGTATGCACATTTTGTAACTACTACTACTCATAAGACTCTAAGAGGACCTAGAGGAGGAGTTATTCTTTGTAAAGAGGAATTTGCAAAAAAGATAGACAAAGCAATCTTTCCTGGAATACAAGGAGGACCTTTAATGCATGTTATTGCAGCAAAGGCAGTAAGCTTTAAAGAAGCTTTAACAGATGAATTTAAGACTTATCAAAACCAAATTATAAAAAATGCAAAAAGATTAGCAGAAGAATTAATTAAAAGAGATTTTAGACTTGTTTCAGGAGGAACAGATAATCACTTACTTCTTTTAGATCTAAGGAATAAAAATATAACAGGAAAAGAAGCTGAAAAACGATTAGATGAAGCAGGAGTGACAGTCAATAAAAATACCATTCCATTTGATCCTGAAAGTCCATTTGTAACAAGTGGTATAAGAATTGGTACTCCAGCCGTTACTACAAGGGGAATGAAAGAAGAGGACATGAAAGATATTGCACAAATTATAGGAATGATTATTGATTCACCAGAAAAGATGGAGGAAGCAAAAAAATTGGTAAAGAAATTGTGTGATAGATTTCCACTATATGAATAA
- a CDS encoding threonine/serine ThrE exporter family protein, with protein sequence MNSREKDVLVMALYAGEIMLKNGAETYRVEDTVIRICKAYRISYVESFVTPTGIFVSVDCREKGGDVLTFIKRIVERTIDLNKISKVNDFSRKVSSSVLSIEDALEILKEIDHLPKYPKPLKIFGAGIASAFFGVMLGATYSDFICVFITSVCIYMSISFTEKLNSNFFIQNLFGGAIAAFLAILSVHMGIGMHLDKIIISSIMILVPGVAITNAVRDYISGDLLSGAARTAEAFIVAIAIAVGAGAVMNTWIYIFGGIS encoded by the coding sequence ATGAACTCTAGAGAAAAAGATGTTTTAGTCATGGCTCTTTATGCAGGAGAAATAATGCTCAAAAACGGTGCAGAAACCTATAGAGTCGAAGATACCGTAATAAGAATTTGCAAAGCCTATAGAATTTCTTATGTAGAATCTTTTGTAACACCTACTGGAATATTTGTTTCTGTAGATTGCAGAGAAAAGGGTGGAGATGTACTTACATTCATCAAAAGAATTGTAGAAAGAACTATTGATTTAAATAAAATTTCAAAGGTAAATGATTTTTCTCGCAAAGTCTCTAGTTCTGTTTTGTCTATTGAAGATGCACTAGAAATTTTAAAAGAAATTGATCATCTTCCAAAATATCCAAAGCCTCTTAAAATATTTGGAGCAGGTATTGCATCTGCTTTTTTTGGAGTTATGCTAGGCGCGACCTATAGTGATTTTATTTGTGTTTTCATCACATCAGTATGTATTTATATGTCTATATCCTTCACCGAAAAGTTAAATTCTAATTTTTTTATTCAAAATCTATTTGGTGGAGCCATTGCAGCTTTTTTAGCCATATTGTCTGTTCATATGGGAATAGGTATGCACCTTGATAAAATTATTATTAGTTCTATCATGATATTGGTCCCTGGTGTAGCAATCACTAATGCTGTAAGAGATTATATTTCTGGAGATCTATTATCTGGTGCTGCAAGAACTGCAGAAGCTTTTATTGTAGCTATTGCTATTGCAGTTGGGGCTGGAGCTGTAATGAATACTTGGATTTATATTTTTGGAGGGATTTCATAA
- a CDS encoding SoxR reducing system RseC family protein yields the protein MNQVGKVIEVLEDHRAQVLMRKHSACGECGACQYGQENMNLKIIAMNQVNAKEGDTVEVNLETQNVLGAAFIAYVIPLVALLVGVIGTSFILPKTGFTGNVEVYSIVVGFILTIIAFGFIKLNENSFKKQDKYVPVISKVVENEK from the coding sequence ATGAATCAAGTAGGAAAAGTAATAGAGGTTTTAGAAGATCATAGAGCTCAGGTTTTAATGAGAAAACATTCTGCATGTGGAGAATGTGGAGCTTGTCAGTATGGACAAGAAAATATGAATTTAAAAATTATAGCAATGAATCAAGTGAATGCTAAAGAAGGAGATACAGTAGAAGTAAATTTAGAGACACAAAATGTATTAGGAGCAGCTTTTATTGCTTATGTAATACCACTTGTTGCTCTTTTGGTAGGGGTAATTGGGACTAGCTTTATACTCCCTAAAACAGGGTTTACTGGAAATGTAGAAGTATATTCTATAGTAGTTGGATTTATTTTAACTATTATTGCTTTTGGATTTATTAAATTAAATGAAAATTCTTTTAAAAAACAAGATAAATATGTACCAGTGATATCAAAAGTTGTAGAGAATGAAAAATAG
- the oraE gene encoding D-ornithine 4,5-aminomutase subunit OraE, with protein sequence MKLDKNEKLDIKEILKDLDKYVPNRRGWVWREKKNDLHMGPFTYQNCSEPLTQSVPLPSAKYFGDIDPQPEYSITTEIASGRFEDDIRRMRMAAWHGADHIMVIRTAGQSHFDGLIEGTPQGIGGIPVTRKQVRAQRKALDLIEEEVGRPINYHSYVSGVAGPEIAVMFAEEGVNGAHQDPQYNVLYRNINMIRSFVDAAESKTIMKWADIAQIDGAHNANATAREAWKVMPELMVQHSLNSIFSVRAGMKKSNICLSTVPPTAPPAPCLYIDLPYAVALRDLFSEYRMRAQMNTKYMESSTREATVTHVINLLISRLTSADIQSTITPDEGRNVPWHIYNIEACDTAKQALVGMDNILDLVDLKKEGYLPEKVRELKERAVLFMEEMIKVGGYFKAIEEGFFIDSGCYPERNGDGIARKSDGGVGVGTVYERDEDYFAPVTAHFGYNNVSQYDESAVDDPAKLIGGCTFEKPEKIVYIDELDETDNVNVRLEETKELRESSKIKPEVEWLGDGIVQMDLFLPTSRRIAEVAAVEIGKKMGLVDPEVIHKEIMHPCEGTRIQLKGKIDFSIDVDQLVIPPEPEIMSDEEIRQDIEETPMKIVAATVGEDEHSVGLREIIDIKHGGIEKYGIECHYLGTSVPVEKLVDAAIELNADAILASTIISHDDIHYKNMKRIHELCVEKGIRDKIMIACGGTQVTPEIAVKQGVDAGFGRGSKGVHMATFLVKKRREMQNEN encoded by the coding sequence GTGAAACTAGATAAAAATGAAAAATTAGACATTAAAGAAATTTTAAAGGATCTAGATAAATATGTACCAAATAGAAGAGGTTGGGTTTGGAGAGAGAAAAAAAATGATCTACACATGGGGCCTTTTACTTATCAAAACTGTTCAGAGCCTCTTACCCAAAGTGTTCCTTTGCCATCTGCAAAATATTTTGGAGATATTGACCCACAACCTGAGTATTCTATTACTACAGAAATTGCATCCGGTAGGTTTGAAGATGACATAAGAAGAATGAGAATGGCTGCATGGCATGGAGCAGATCATATCATGGTTATTAGAACAGCAGGACAATCTCACTTTGATGGACTCATAGAAGGAACGCCACAAGGAATAGGTGGGATTCCTGTTACAAGAAAGCAAGTTCGTGCTCAAAGAAAAGCACTTGATTTAATAGAAGAAGAAGTAGGAAGACCTATTAACTATCACTCTTATGTTAGTGGTGTTGCAGGACCTGAAATTGCAGTTATGTTTGCAGAAGAAGGAGTAAATGGAGCCCATCAAGATCCTCAATATAATGTTTTGTATAGAAATATCAATATGATTCGTTCTTTTGTAGATGCAGCAGAATCTAAAACAATTATGAAATGGGCAGATATCGCTCAAATTGATGGAGCGCATAATGCCAATGCAACAGCAAGAGAGGCATGGAAGGTAATGCCAGAATTGATGGTTCAGCATTCATTAAACTCAATTTTTTCTGTAAGAGCAGGTATGAAAAAATCTAATATTTGTTTATCAACTGTACCACCAACAGCTCCACCTGCGCCATGTCTTTATATTGACCTTCCTTATGCAGTAGCTTTAAGAGATTTATTCTCTGAATATAGAATGAGAGCTCAAATGAATACGAAGTATATGGAATCTTCTACAAGAGAAGCTACTGTTACCCATGTAATCAATTTATTGATCTCAAGACTTACAAGTGCAGATATTCAATCTACCATTACTCCTGATGAAGGAAGAAACGTACCTTGGCATATCTATAATATAGAAGCTTGTGATACTGCAAAACAAGCATTAGTAGGCATGGATAATATACTAGATTTAGTGGATCTTAAAAAGGAAGGATATCTTCCAGAAAAGGTTAGAGAATTAAAAGAAAGAGCCGTATTATTTATGGAAGAGATGATCAAAGTAGGAGGATATTTTAAAGCCATAGAAGAAGGTTTTTTTATAGACTCTGGTTGCTATCCTGAAAGAAATGGAGATGGAATTGCAAGAAAGAGTGATGGAGGAGTAGGAGTAGGAACTGTTTATGAGAGAGATGAAGATTATTTTGCTCCAGTTACAGCTCATTTTGGATACAATAATGTATCTCAATATGATGAGTCAGCAGTAGATGACCCTGCAAAATTAATTGGAGGCTGTACCTTTGAAAAACCAGAAAAAATTGTCTATATAGATGAATTAGATGAAACAGATAATGTAAATGTAAGATTAGAAGAAACAAAAGAATTAAGAGAATCTAGTAAAATCAAGCCAGAAGTAGAGTGGCTAGGAGATGGAATTGTCCAAATGGATTTATTCTTACCAACTAGTAGAAGAATTGCAGAAGTAGCAGCTGTAGAAATTGGAAAGAAAATGGGACTTGTAGATCCTGAAGTGATTCATAAAGAAATTATGCATCCATGTGAAGGTACAAGAATACAATTAAAAGGAAAAATAGATTTTAGTATAGATGTAGATCAATTAGTTATTCCTCCAGAGCCTGAGATTATGTCTGATGAAGAAATTCGTCAGGATATTGAAGAAACTCCAATGAAGATTGTTGCTGCAACAGTAGGAGAAGATGAACATTCTGTAGGACTAAGAGAAATTATTGATATTAAACATGGAGGAATTGAAAAATATGGTATTGAATGTCATTATTTAGGTACATCTGTTCCAGTAGAAAAATTAGTAGATGCAGCCATAGAATTAAATGCAGACGCCATACTAGCATCTACAATTATTAGTCATGATGATATCCATTATAAGAATATGAAGAGGATTCATGAATTGTGTGTAGAAAAAGGTATAAGAGATAAAATAATGATTGCTTGTGGAGGAACACAAGTTACACCTGAAATAGCAGTAAAACAAGGAGTAGATGCAGGTTTTGGAAGAGGTAGTAAAGGCGTTCATATGGCTACATTCCTAGTTAAAAAAAGAAGGGAAATGCAAAATGAAAATTGA
- the ortB gene encoding 2-amino-4-oxopentanoate thiolase subunit OrtB, which produces MNNTSYESVMGRKNEIMKKAVGIDYNIFESGEIRFDYEKMMRDTGYSLDEIQKIQTDTGVGNTPLLELKNLTKLARKVAPQGKGARIFIKDEASNPSGSFKARRAATAVYHAKRLGYKGVIAATSGNYGAAVASQAAMHGLKCIIVQECYDSKGIGQPEIIEKARKCEAYGAEVVQLTVGPELFYTFLRLLEETGYFNASLYTPFGIAGVETLGYEIAMQFREREGRDPDVVVCTNAGGGNLTGTARGIIKAGADQTQIVAASVNLSGLHMASDSQFNKKSFTTGHTGFGIPFATGPDRSDVPRSAARPLRYMDRYVTVAQGEVFYMTETLAQIEGLERGPAGNTSLTAAFSLAQELDEDKIIVVQETEYTGAGKHVQPQLSFARDNGIDIRFGNPRDEVPGQNIILPEHPRLIQAQEVDVNKLRRSYINHCIDDYGQKEISSEDLDFLVQDTKSSIEFVKEILKEKNIKISE; this is translated from the coding sequence ATGAATAATACAAGTTATGAAAGTGTAATGGGAAGAAAAAATGAAATTATGAAAAAGGCAGTAGGAATTGATTATAATATTTTTGAATCAGGGGAAATAAGATTTGATTATGAAAAAATGATGAGAGATACAGGTTATAGTTTGGATGAAATTCAAAAAATACAAACAGATACAGGTGTTGGAAATACTCCACTATTAGAGCTTAAAAATTTAACAAAGTTAGCAAGAAAAGTGGCTCCTCAAGGAAAAGGAGCAAGAATATTTATAAAAGATGAAGCTTCGAACCCATCTGGAAGTTTTAAAGCAAGAAGAGCAGCTACTGCTGTATATCATGCAAAAAGATTAGGATACAAAGGTGTGATTGCAGCTACTAGTGGAAACTATGGTGCAGCTGTAGCATCTCAAGCAGCAATGCATGGACTTAAATGTATCATTGTTCAAGAATGTTATGATAGCAAAGGAATAGGGCAGCCTGAAATTATTGAGAAAGCTAGAAAATGCGAAGCTTATGGTGCTGAAGTTGTACAACTTACTGTAGGTCCAGAACTATTCTATACTTTCTTAAGACTTTTAGAAGAAACAGGATATTTCAATGCTTCTTTATATACTCCTTTTGGAATTGCAGGAGTGGAAACGTTAGGATATGAAATTGCTATGCAGTTTAGAGAAAGAGAAGGAAGAGATCCAGATGTAGTAGTTTGTACAAACGCTGGCGGAGGAAACTTAACAGGAACAGCTAGAGGTATTATAAAAGCTGGTGCAGATCAAACTCAAATTGTTGCAGCAAGCGTGAATTTAAGTGGCCTTCATATGGCGAGCGATAGTCAGTTTAATAAAAAATCATTTACTACAGGACATACAGGATTTGGAATACCTTTTGCTACAGGACCAGATCGTTCTGATGTGCCAAGATCTGCTGCAAGACCACTTAGATACATGGATAGATATGTAACAGTAGCGCAAGGAGAAGTGTTCTATATGACAGAAACACTAGCTCAAATTGAAGGATTAGAAAGAGGTCCTGCAGGAAATACATCTCTAACTGCTGCATTTAGTTTAGCTCAAGAGCTAGATGAAGATAAAATTATTGTAGTACAAGAAACAGAATATACAGGAGCAGGAAAACATGTACAGCCTCAGCTTTCTTTTGCTAGAGACAATGGAATCGATATAAGATTTGGAAATCCAAGAGATGAAGTTCCAGGACAAAACATTATATTACCAGAACATCCAAGACTCATTCAGGCACAAGAAGTGGATGTAAACAAACTAAGAAGATCTTATATCAATCATTGTATTGATGATTATGGACAAAAAGAAATCTCTAGTGAAGATTTAGATTTCTTAGTACAAGATACAAAATCTAGCATAGAGTTTGTAAAGGAAATACTCAAAGAGAAAAATATAAAAATTTCTGAATAA
- a CDS encoding sigma-54 interaction domain-containing protein produces MKDFTKQILEILLEYIDEGIHVIDQDGKTILYNKTMEKLEGMKKQDVLQKQLLEVFPTLNQNSSTLLKVLGTGQSIIDHPQTYFNHHDKEITTINTTIPIFLEDEKVGALEISKNITKIKELSDQIMSLQEQLTQPEKHVKIKKRFTFLSIIGENENFKKAIDYAKKASKFSSSVLIYGETGTGKELVAQSIHYESLRSNKPFLAQNCAAIPETLLEGMLFGTVKGGFTGAIDRPGLFEQANGGTLFLDELNSMGMQLQSKLLRVLQEGMIRRVGGVKDIPIDVRVIASTNEEPYEAIEKGQLRKDLFYRINVIPITLPPLRERKDDIKVLTNYFIRKYNQQLKKEIKGVEESVLEAFQRYRWPGNVRELENVIEGAMNIIEEERILKQDHFSPQANAKIFALTYPIEYEFKKDLPTTLAEMERNMIQKVLTSCKDNITKASEQLGVKRQTLQHKMKKYNISTK; encoded by the coding sequence ATGAAAGATTTTACAAAACAGATATTAGAAATATTATTAGAATATATTGATGAAGGAATTCATGTGATTGACCAAGATGGAAAGACTATTTTATATAATAAAACTATGGAAAAACTAGAGGGAATGAAAAAACAAGATGTATTACAAAAGCAATTATTAGAAGTATTTCCCACTTTAAATCAAAATAGTAGTACCCTTTTAAAAGTATTAGGTACAGGACAAAGTATTATAGATCATCCCCAAACTTATTTTAACCATCATGATAAAGAAATTACTACTATTAATACGACCATTCCTATATTTTTAGAAGATGAGAAAGTTGGAGCTTTAGAAATTTCTAAAAATATTACAAAAATAAAGGAATTATCAGATCAAATTATGTCTTTACAAGAACAACTGACTCAACCAGAAAAGCATGTAAAGATAAAAAAAAGATTCACTTTTTTAAGTATTATAGGTGAAAATGAAAACTTTAAAAAAGCTATTGATTATGCTAAGAAGGCCTCTAAATTTTCTTCAAGTGTCCTCATATACGGAGAAACTGGAACAGGTAAAGAACTGGTAGCTCAAAGTATTCACTATGAAAGCTTAAGATCCAATAAACCGTTTTTAGCACAAAATTGTGCAGCCATACCAGAAACTCTATTAGAAGGAATGCTATTTGGAACAGTAAAGGGTGGATTTACAGGAGCTATCGATCGGCCAGGATTATTTGAACAAGCCAATGGAGGGACACTATTTTTAGATGAGTTAAATTCTATGGGAATGCAACTTCAATCTAAACTTTTAAGAGTTTTACAAGAAGGCATGATTAGACGGGTAGGAGGAGTAAAAGATATTCCTATAGATGTAAGAGTCATTGCTAGTACCAATGAGGAACCTTATGAGGCCATTGAAAAAGGACAATTAAGAAAAGATTTATTTTACCGTATTAATGTCATACCCATTACATTACCTCCTTTAAGAGAAAGAAAAGATGATATTAAAGTATTAACAAACTATTTTATACGAAAGTATAATCAACAGCTAAAAAAGGAAATAAAAGGGGTAGAAGAATCTGTATTAGAAGCCTTTCAAAGATATAGATGGCCTGGAAATGTAAGAGAGCTTGAAAATGTCATAGAGGGAGCTATGAATATTATTGAAGAAGAACGAATATTAAAACAAGATCATTTTTCTCCTCAAGCCAATGCAAAAATATTTGCGCTTACTTATCCTATAGAATATGAATTTAAAAAAGACTTACCTACCACTTTAGCTGAAATGGAAAGAAATATGATTCAAAAAGTACTCACATCTTGTAAAGATAATATTACGAAAGCTTCAGAGCAATTAGGAGTCAAGAGGCAAACTCTTCAACATAAGATGAAAAAATATAATATTTCCACAAAATAA
- the ord gene encoding 2,4-diaminopentanoate dehydrogenase: MENVKVIIWGLGAMGKGMAEMLLKKKGVDIVGVVGRGKKIGTSMYDYLSVERGDRPDILLGAYDEMITEKAADVVLICTDSFTKNAFEKIKFCLEKKINVISSAEEMSYPMAQEPELAKEMDKIAKENGVSVLGTGINPGLIMDLLVVILTGACESVDHIVARRVNSLSPFGPAVMEEQGIGITVEAFKKGVEEGTLAGHVGFAESVTMIADAIGWKLSDKVKQSMEPIVSNVYRKSPYAEVQPGDVAGCAMKGFGYVDGELKIEMDHPQQIEPETEGTHTGDYVEITGVPNINMAINPEVPGGIGTIAMCVNMIPHIINARPGVKTMIDLPVPRAIMGDMRDMIER, translated from the coding sequence ATGGAAAATGTGAAAGTGATTATTTGGGGACTTGGTGCAATGGGAAAAGGAATGGCAGAGATGCTTCTTAAAAAGAAAGGTGTAGACATAGTAGGAGTAGTAGGAAGAGGTAAAAAAATAGGAACAAGTATGTATGATTATTTATCTGTTGAAAGAGGAGACCGACCAGACATTTTATTAGGGGCTTATGATGAAATGATTACAGAGAAAGCTGCAGATGTAGTTTTGATTTGCACAGATTCTTTTACGAAAAATGCATTTGAAAAAATTAAATTTTGCTTAGAGAAGAAAATTAATGTAATTTCTAGTGCAGAAGAAATGTCTTATCCAATGGCTCAAGAACCAGAGCTTGCAAAAGAAATGGATAAAATTGCAAAAGAAAATGGAGTATCTGTATTAGGAACAGGAATCAATCCAGGTCTTATTATGGATTTATTGGTAGTCATTTTAACAGGAGCATGTGAATCTGTAGATCATATTGTAGCAAGGAGAGTAAACAGTTTATCTCCTTTTGGACCTGCAGTAATGGAAGAACAAGGAATAGGTATAACAGTAGAAGCATTTAAAAAAGGTGTAGAAGAGGGAACTTTGGCAGGACATGTAGGCTTTGCTGAATCTGTAACTATGATTGCAGATGCTATTGGTTGGAAATTAAGTGATAAAGTAAAACAAAGCATGGAACCAATTGTTTCAAATGTATATAGAAAGTCACCTTATGCAGAAGTACAACCAGGAGATGTAGCAGGATGCGCTATGAAAGGCTTTGGATATGTAGATGGAGAGCTAAAAATTGAAATGGATCATCCTCAACAAATTGAACCTGAAACAGAAGGAACTCATACAGGGGATTATGTAGAAATTACAGGAGTACCAAATATCAATATGGCTATCAATCCAGAAGTTCCTGGAGGAATTGGAACGATTGCTATGTGTGTAAATATGATTCCTCATATTATTAATGCAAGACCAGGAGTAAAAACTATGATCGATCTTCCTGTACCAAGAGCAATTATGGGAGACATGAGAGATATGATAGAAAGGTAG
- the ortA gene encoding 2-amino-4-oxopentanoate thiolase subunit OrtA gives MKVKKGDWVLTYHVVLTKDQRAPQVPDDTKEVSLESWVKGFLQEDAEIGDEVTIKTITGRMARGKLLEVNPAYQHNFGNFVPELLQVGMQLKSILWGGEQNE, from the coding sequence ATGAAGGTTAAAAAAGGAGATTGGGTACTTACATATCATGTTGTGTTAACTAAAGATCAAAGGGCACCACAGGTTCCAGATGATACAAAAGAGGTTTCACTTGAATCATGGGTAAAGGGTTTTTTACAAGAAGATGCAGAAATTGGTGATGAAGTAACCATAAAAACTATTACCGGAAGAATGGCAAGAGGAAAATTGTTGGAGGTAAATCCAGCTTATCAACATAATTTTGGAAATTTTGTTCCAGAACTTCTTCAAGTAGGGATGCAACTAAAATCTATTCTGTGGGGAGGGGAACAAAATGAATAA
- a CDS encoding DUF5698 domain-containing protein: protein MTQHIILTLIGLFLVTTFTNILATLKSILLAKNIMNPVYLLVFIDAIIFATVLGKVTSSKGFHFAIAYALGKTLGVFIGSKIEEQLALGILEVDVFLNNKSKMIEIAEKLREEGYTVNNFLARGNNGGRRYKVEVVITRKEFKVFENIMHECGVTDPTLKIKNLSKVEGKISATRIKVT, encoded by the coding sequence ATGACACAACATATAATATTAACACTTATTGGTTTATTTTTAGTAACAACATTTACAAATATTTTAGCAACATTAAAAAGCATACTACTTGCGAAAAATATTATGAACCCGGTTTATCTTTTAGTGTTTATAGATGCTATTATTTTTGCAACAGTGCTAGGCAAAGTTACTAGTTCAAAAGGTTTTCATTTTGCGATTGCATATGCTTTAGGGAAAACATTAGGAGTTTTTATTGGTAGTAAAATCGAAGAACAACTTGCACTTGGTATTTTAGAAGTAGATGTATTTTTAAATAATAAGAGCAAGATGATAGAAATAGCAGAAAAACTTAGAGAAGAAGGATATACAGTGAATAATTTTTTAGCTCGAGGAAATAATGGCGGTAGAAGATATAAGGTAGAGGTTGTTATAACGAGAAAAGAATTTAAAGTATTTGAAAATATTATGCATGAATGTGGTGTAACAGACCCAACTTTAAAGATTAAAAACTTAAGTAAGGTTGAAGGTAAAATTTCTGCCACAAGAATAAAAGTAACTTAA
- a CDS encoding threonine/serine exporter family protein, whose protein sequence is MHLQFIFSFLATIGFAILFNIPQKSIIKASFVGGCGWIAFVYWRENFGSLIAASFVGASVVAIISEIFARKFKETVTVFVIPGIIPLVPGAGMYYAMLAAMEKDFSKFSVVGSETMFMAGGIAAAILLVSSITRMFFEFKKSQKNRD, encoded by the coding sequence ATGCATCTACAATTTATATTTTCTTTTTTAGCTACCATTGGATTTGCTATTCTTTTTAATATTCCTCAGAAATCTATCATCAAAGCTTCTTTTGTTGGAGGCTGTGGATGGATTGCTTTTGTATATTGGAGAGAAAATTTTGGCTCCTTGATTGCAGCTTCTTTTGTCGGAGCATCCGTTGTAGCTATCATCAGTGAAATTTTTGCTAGAAAATTTAAAGAAACAGTTACTGTATTTGTAATTCCTGGAATTATCCCTCTTGTTCCAGGAGCTGGAATGTATTATGCAATGCTTGCAGCTATGGAAAAAGACTTTAGTAAATTTTCTGTAGTAGGAAGTGAAACCATGTTTATGGCAGGAGGTATAGCAGCTGCCATTTTACTCGTTTCTTCTATTACAAGAATGTTTTTTGAATTTAAAAAATCCCAAAAAAATAGAGATTAA